In Calditerricola satsumensis, the sequence TCCGCGCCGATGAGAGGGGTATTTCGTTCTTAGCGCATTTATTTTCCAGTTTTTTTCTGTGATGTCCCATAATCTTTACTGTGTTAACTGTAGCGGTGATGGTTGCATCCGTCGAAGACGATTTTTGGCCGTTTTCGGCCGTTTTGGCTGATTTCCACTTGGGCGAAACAGGGGCATTTTGACCATTATTGCGGAAAGGTCAAACTCGCTCTAGCTTCGTTTTTCTCCGTTTTTCTTGGTTTTCTGTTTTTCCGTCCTAGCTGTTTCACCTAAACAGTTTCCGCCACCATGGCTTGGCGCGTTCTGCGGCTAGTTCAGCCTTTGTCTGTTCGAGTTCACGGCGCACCGCCTCTAATTGGCGTTCAAGTTCGGCAATCCGTCCGTCCGTCTCGTCCTGCTTTCGCCCCAGTTCCTGCACCGCTTCGTCGATCTCGGACATTTTTGCAGATAGCTGTGCCGCTGTTTGTGCTACCGCGAACACCGCATCGCGTGGTTGCTGTTCGCGTTGCATCTGGAGCACGCGCTTCATGTCTTCGACGGCTTCGTCAACCGTTACCGGAAACCCGCGCTCGGCCAGGATTTCGAAGATCTGCACCTTGTGGTAGCCTTGCTCTCTCAGTTCTTTGATGGCCTTCAGTACGTCCACGGCTTCGGGCTTATAGAAGGTGATGGCTCCTTGCTTGACCTTGGGGATGTAAACGTGGAATTCAATGAGCCAGTCCGAAATTGTTGACTTCGGTAGGCCCAGAATCTCCACAAGGTCTTTTTTACGCAGCAGTCTCGTCAATCCATAGCACCTCCGCTTGTTTGCCGTCTTTTGGTTCCGTCCTTACGTCTTTGCTTAAATCGTCCGTCGCCCGTCCATTTCGTCCATTCGTTTTTAATTAATCCGTCCGTCGTCCGTCCTT encodes:
- a CDS encoding MerR family transcriptional regulator, with product MTRLLRKKDLVEILGLPKSTISDWLIEFHVYIPKVKQGAITFYKPEAVDVLKAIKELREQGYHKVQIFEILAERGFPVTVDEAVEDMKRVLQMQREQQPRDAVFAVAQTAAQLSAKMSEIDEAVQELGRKQDETDGRIAELERQLEAVRRELEQTKAELAAERAKPWWRKLFR